A window of the Cicer arietinum cultivar CDC Frontier isolate Library 1 chromosome 6, Cicar.CDCFrontier_v2.0, whole genome shotgun sequence genome harbors these coding sequences:
- the LOC101515039 gene encoding auxin response factor 9-like, translating into MLNRGSNVSAEVGGCSDEMYEVQWEKIAGPLVEVPRVGQRVFYFPQGHMEQLEASTNQELNQRIPLLKLPNKILCRVVNVHLLAEQETDEVYAQITLVPESNQDEPTIPDLCPAEXXPRPTFHAFCKILTASDTSTHGGFSVLRKHATECLPPMDMSQPTPTQELVAKDLHGYEWRFKHIFRGQPRRHLLTTGWSTFVTSKRLVAGDTFVFLRGENGELRVGVRRLARQSSSMPSSVISSQSMHLGVLATASHAVATQTLFVVYYKPRTSQFIVSVNKYLAAISNKFTVGMRFKMRFEGDDSAESEKRFSGTIVGVEDISPHWANSKWRSLKVQWDEPASITRPDRVSPWEIEPFVSSASTPSVQPTAAKSKRPRPPSEVPDVDTTSAGSIFWDARLTPPDRTQLSVLAESKTGDRAGMWHHKQNDIMSNTISRNHTEGSWLSSPCSNCPSHLLHDTTDESKSVSAWPVSQSQVSMLNIDCALNQVDKDHQVETATTSYRLFGIDLIDHSKNSTAVGKPSSHAVNITAGTAEVSSSMLSSSDTGHKSDTSKEASPSMERKQELQQVTPKDGQSKQTCIRSRIKVQMQGVAVGRAVDLTMFNGYDQLIDELEELFEIKGQLQNRNKWKVIFTDNDGDKMLVGDDPWPEFCNVVRRIFICSSEDVKKMKSGSKLPFSSSIEEGTIISSDTTET; encoded by the exons ATGTTGAATCGTGGCTCAAATGTTTCAGCTGAAG TTGGTGGTTGTTCGGATGAGATGTATGAAGTACAATGGGAAAAGATTGCGGGACCATTGGTGGAGGTTCCTCGTGTTGGTCAGAGGGTTTTCTATTTCCCTCAAGGGCACATGGAACAA TTAGAGGCTTCTACTAATCAGGAACTAAATCAGAGAATCCCTTTGTTGAAACTTCCTAATAAGATCCTTTGTCGCGTCGTGAACGTCCATTTACTG GCTGAACAAGAAACAGATGAGGTTTATGCACAGATAACTTTGGTACCAGAATCTAAT CAAGATGAGCCTACAATCCCCGATCTGTGCCCTGCTGAA NNNNNTCCTAGACCAACCTTTCATGCGTTCTGCAAGATCTTAACAGCCTCCGATACCAGCACTCACGGTGGCTTCTCCGTTCTCAGGAAACATGCCACAGAATGCCTTCCTCCTATG GACATGTCTCAACCAACACCAACTCAAGAACTGGTTGCCAAAGATCTTCATGGGTATGAATGGCGGTTTAAACATATATTTAGAG GTCAACCGCGTAGACACCTTCTCACAACTGGATGGAGTACTTTTGTGACTTCCAAACGGTTAGTCGCAGGAGATACCTTTGTGTTTTTGAG AGGGGAAAATGGAGAATTACGTGTTGGAGTGAGACGTCTTGCTCGTCAATCAAGTAGCATGCCATCATCTGTGATTTCTAGTCAGAGTATGCACCTAGGAGTTCTTGCAACTGCCTCCCATGCTGTTGCAACTCAGACTCTTTTCGTTGTATATTATAAGCCAAG AACGAGTCAGTTCATCGTAAGCGTGAACAAATACTTGGCAGCTATCAGTAACAAGTTTACTGTTGGCATGAGGTTTAAGATGAGGTTCGAGGGCGACGATTCTGCGGAGTCTGAGAAAAG ATTTTCTGGTACCATAGTTGGAGTAGAGGATATTTCTCCCCATTGGGCTAATTCAAAATGGCGATCACTTAAG GTTCAATGGGATGAACCTGCATCTATTACAAGACCTGACAGGGTTTCACCGTGGGAGATAGAACCGTTTGTTTCTTCGGCTTCTACACCCTCGGTTCAACCTACAGCTGCAAAGTCTAAACGGCCTCGACCACCGAGTGAAGTTCCCGATGTTG ACACAACATCAGCTGGCTCTATTTTCTGGGATGCTAGGCTGACACCGCCAGATAGAACACAACTTAGTGTTTTAGCCGAAAGCAAAACAGGCGATCGTGCTGGTATGTGGCATCATAAGCAAAATGATATTATGAGCAATACTATATCGAGGAATCATACAGAAGGAAGTTGGCTATCTTCTCCCTGTTCTAACTGTCCTTCTCATTTACTTCACGACACGACGGATGAAAGCAAGAGTGTCTCGGCTTGGCCTGTTTCACAGTCTCAAGTATCTATGCTGAACATTGACTGTGCGCTTAATCAAGTTGATAAGGACCACCAAGTTGAGACTGCTACTACAAGTTATCGATTGTTTGGAATTGATCTTATTGATCATTCTAAAAACTCGACCGCGGTAGGGAAACCATCTTCACATGCAGTAAACATAACCGCAG GTACTGCCGAAGTTAGTTCCAGCATGTTGTCCAGCTCCGATACTGGCCATAAGTCTGACACCTCGAAGGAGGCTTCGCCTTCTATGGAGAGGAAGCAAGAATTGCAACAAGTAACTCCAAAGGATGGTCAAAGCAAGCAAACTTGTATTAGAAGTCGCATCAAG GTTCAAATGCAGGGTGTTGCAGTTGGTCGCGCTGTAGATTTGACAATGTTTAATGGGTATGATCAACTAATCGATGAATTGGAAGAGTTGTTTGAGATAAAGGGACAGCTTCAAAACAGAAATAAGTGGAAAGTTATCTTTACTGATAATGATGGAGATAAGATGCTTGTTGGAGATGATCCATGGCC TGAATTTTGTAATGTTGTAAGAAGAATCTTCATTTGTTCAAGTGAAGatgtgaagaagatgaaatcgGGAAGCAAACTACCGTTCTCTTCTTCAATCGAAGAAGGGACCATAATAAGCTCTGACACAACCGAAACATGA